The Cellulophaga lytica DSM 7489 nucleotide sequence CCTGATTTTTCTAAAATATTTTTGTCGCCATCTAACAACACAACCAACGGAAAATATCCTTGCTGATTATATGTATCTGCTAACTCTTTGTTTGCCAAGCTTAAAGCTTTAGAAAGTTTATTTTTCTTTTTTCTAGGAAAGTCTGCTTTGTAAAGGACTAAGCTTTTTTTTGCGTATTCTTTAAATTCTGACGATTGCCAAATCTCGGCATCTAGCTTTATACAAGGTGCACACCAGTCTGACCCAGAAAAAACCAATAAAACCAATTTATTTTCTTTTTGGGCTTTTTCTACTGCACTGCTAAAACTACTACTCCACTCCTGTGCCGTAATAGTGTATGTACAGAAAATGAATAATGCTAAAACTAAATTTTTCATATTATTTTAAGTCCAAAAACACTGCCAAACTATTCAAATACTCGTAACATAGTACCTGTAAGTGTTGTTTGGTATACTTTTAATGGTTTTGCTGCTTTACTATCTACTTGGTTTAAAGGCGTACCAGTTTGACTAAATCTAGAACCGTGAACATCACAATAAAAAATACCGCCATCTACATTTGCAAAACGTACTTGGTCATAACTCTCATGGCTACAAATTTGACTGGCAGCTACAAACTCACCTTCTAAATTTTTAACTACAACAACATCATTCTTCAAAATAAAACCGCCATTGGTTTGCAGATTAGATGCTTCATCTGATTCTAAATCTACAGTAAAATCTACACCTGTTGGCACTTCTTTTTTATCTCCTTCTTCGTTATCACTATCACTAGAACACCCACCTAAACAAGGAAATGTTAAAGCAAAAGCCGCACCTGCCCCTAAGGTTCTTAAAAACTGTTTTCTTTCCATAATAAGTTGTTTTATAAGTACAACGGTTAAAAGGTGAAAATTGTTGTTAATTAATACTCAAAAGTTCCGTACTCACTAGTTATAGTTAGTTTTTTTGTAGCACTTGCCTCTACTTTACCTACTATTTTAGCTGCTACACCAAAACTTTTAGAAATAGCAATTAAATCTTCTGCTACAGCAGGATTTACGTACAATTCCATACGGTGACCACAGTTAAAAACTTGGTACATTTCTTTCCAATCTGTTTTAGATTGTTCTTGTATTAGCTTAAATAAAGGAGGAACCGGAAAAAGGTTATCTTTTACAATATGTAAGTTGTCTACAAAATGAAGAATTTTTGTTTGCGCACCTCCACTACAATGTACCATACCATGTATGTCTGTAGCATTGTATTTTTCTAATATTTTTTTAATAATTGGCGCATACGTTCTAGTTGGTGACAATACCAGTTTACCTGCATCTATTGGAGAGTTTTCTACTTTATCTGTTAATTTAACAGCACCAGAATACACCAAATCTTCTGGTACAGCAGCATCAAAACTCTCTGGGTATTTTTCTGCTAAGTATTTAGAGAACACATCATGTCTTGCAGAAGTAAGTCCGTTACTTCCCATACCTCCATTATACTCTGTTTCGTATGTTGCTTGTCCAAAAGACTCTAAGCCTACAATAACATCACCATCTTTAATATTAGCATTGTCTATAACATCCTTTTTATTAAGCCTAGCAGTTACCGTAGAGTCTACAATTATAGTACGCACCAAGTCGCCTACATCTGCAGTTTCACCGCCTGTAGAGTGTATTACAATACCGTGTTCTTTTAAATCAGTTATAAGTTCTTCTGTACCATTAATAATAGCAGATAAAACCTCACCCGGAATTAAGTTTTTATTTCTTCCTATGGTAGAAGACAACATAA carries:
- a CDS encoding thioredoxin family protein; the encoded protein is MKNLVLALFIFCTYTITAQEWSSSFSSAVEKAQKENKLVLLVFSGSDWCAPCIKLDAEIWQSSEFKEYAKKSLVLYKADFPRKKKNKLSKALSLANKELADTYNQQGYFPLVVLLDGDKNILEKSGYKNISPSKYIAHLTTFVK
- a CDS encoding ubiquinol-cytochrome c reductase iron-sulfur subunit, with the protein product MERKQFLRTLGAGAAFALTFPCLGGCSSDSDNEEGDKKEVPTGVDFTVDLESDEASNLQTNGGFILKNDVVVVKNLEGEFVAASQICSHESYDQVRFANVDGGIFYCDVHGSRFSQTGTPLNQVDSKAAKPLKVYQTTLTGTMLRVFE
- a CDS encoding AIR synthase related protein — its product is MSSSNSERYNQRGVSASKEDVHNAIKNIDKGLFPKAFCKIVPDYLTGDNDYCLVMHADGAGTKSSLAYMYWKETGDISVWKGIAQDALIMNIDDLICVGATDNIMLSSTIGRNKNLIPGEVLSAIINGTEELITDLKEHGIVIHSTGGETADVGDLVRTIIVDSTVTARLNKKDVIDNANIKDGDVIVGLESFGQATYETEYNGGMGSNGLTSARHDVFSKYLAEKYPESFDAAVPEDLVYSGAVKLTDKVENSPIDAGKLVLSPTRTYAPIIKKILEKYNATDIHGMVHCSGGAQTKILHFVDNLHIVKDNLFPVPPLFKLIQEQSKTDWKEMYQVFNCGHRMELYVNPAVAEDLIAISKSFGVAAKIVGKVEASATKKLTITSEYGTFEY